The genomic stretch TTGGTGCCCAGTCCCACCCAGGTTAACAATTCGGTTACGTCTTGCCCGTACTCCTTTTGGTTAACACCTGCGACCCGCATGGGCAGCGCAGCATTCTCATAGGCCGTGAGATGATCGAGCAGACGGAATTCCTGAAACACCACACCGATGCGACGGCGCATATGCGGCAGATCGTCTCGTGGCACCGTGCCGACATCAGTGCCGAACAGTTCCAGTGCGCCGCTGGTCGGCTTGTGCGCGAGATACATCATCTTGAGGAGCGAGGTCTTGCCAGCGCCGGACGGTCCCGTGAGGAAACGGAAGTCACCATCCCGAATGATGAGATTCAGATCTTTCAGAATGTCCAGATGCCCGTCATAGGACAGGCAGGCATTCTTGAATTGGACGATTGGCTCTACCATCACTCTCAAACCGGCTTTTTACACGCCGCATACAACCCTGATTCTGGGCGAGGGCAGAGAACATGCTGCTGATCTGCCCATCTTGTTCTACACATTATGAAGTTGCGCCTGACAGGATTCCGTCTGATGGCCGGTCTGTCAAATGTGCTTCCTGTGATCATGTCTGGAATGCGGGCGCTGCGCCGCAGGCTGCATCGGCATCTTCAGGACCGCGCAATGGTTCTGAGTCCCATGTGACAGGCAGAACCCCCTTTTCCCGCCCGCTCAGCACGGCACGCGGCGGCGCTGCACTGGCGGCCCTTTTTGATCATCACGATCTTGCCGAAGAAGAGCAGATCATTGAAGGAAAATGTGAGCCTGTATCGAATGTCCGGGCGCTGGTGACCATTGACCAGCAACTGGAAGAGGCGCTCGGCTCTGGCCAGATAGCGCGCCTGATAGAGCAGCAAAAATCCGGCGAAGCTGTAGCTTCCCCGTTTCACGATGAGCTTTCTGCCCTGAAACAGGAGAACCCGGCGCTTGAGTCCCTGTTGCAAAACAGTCAGCAGGCGTCTTTCCGGCCTGATCAGGGGGGGGGGCATCAGCGTGGGCCGCTTTCCGGTGCCGCGGCAGGTCTGGTTGCTGTCATCAGCAGAATAGGGGTGCTCTTCGACACGCATATTGCAGAGCGCTTTTTTGATCGGGCCGGCCCTGTTGGCAAGGTTGTGACGCCCGGCGACCTGAAGGTATCTGAATGGCGCCACCAACAGCGCCGCAAAGCCCTGAACAAACTCACGCCGCTGCGGCTGCTGGGCTGGACCCTGTGGGCGAATGCTTGTGTTGCGCTGGGGGCAGGCCCCGTGGTCTGGCGCGATAATATTATGACCATCTGGCCTGAAACGACGGGCTTTTACGCCGCTGCCGGTCTGGCAGACGGGATTGACCCGGTTGCGGTGGTCAATACAGATTTTCGCTACGCTCTGTCAGATCAGGGCGCTGTGATCGAATTGACAGGGTCACTGCAACACCAGGGGGACACACCCTTGAGAACACCGCTGATTCGCGCGGAAGCTCGCGGCGAGGGCGGAGAAGTGCTCACAACCTGGGTCTTCCGGCCTTCCGGCCCGCGTCAGATGCTGCCCCAGATGGAGGTGCCATTCATGACGCGCAGTCTTGCGCCGGAAGGCACGGCCCGGATTGCTGTCAGTATTGTGTCTGAAAAAGACCGTGTGCTGATTGAGCAGGCAACTGGCGCACAGGTATTGCAGGAAGGGGAGGATGGACAATCGTTCTATCTTCAGCGTACCACATCAGGCTGGAACAGCACTGACGAGGTATCCGCGCCTGCGCCGCGCCAGCAGGAGCGATGAAGGGCCCATGAAGACACTCTATTCAGAAGCTGATATTGCACGTCGCATCACGGCACTGGGTGAAGAAATCGCCGGGCATTATCAGGGCGCGTTTACGCTGGCCCCGATTCTCACAGGTGGATTTGTTCTGGGGGCTGATCTTGCCAGAGCAGTATACAGGGCAGGCGGCGATGCCAAGATCGATTTTCTTCAGCTTGCCAGCTATGGCACTGCCCAGACTTCTTCGGGCGTGGTCAAACTGATCAAGGATTTCAACCGCCCGGTGGAAGGCGAGCGGATATTGCTGGTTGATGATGTGCTGGATTCGGGCCGCAGTCTGTATTTTGCCAGCAAGATGCTGGAAGATCGGGGCGCTGC from Parvularcula sp. IMCC14364 encodes the following:
- a CDS encoding phosphoribosyltransferase, with protein sequence MKTLYSEADIARRITALGEEIAGHYQGAFTLAPILTGGFVLGADLARAVYRAGGDAKIDFLQLASYGTAQTSSGVVKLIKDFNRPVEGERILLVDDVLDSGRSLYFASKMLEDRGAADVKICVAVDKKSKRAEQVTADFVAFETDADAFLVGYGMDNAEFKRGLPDICLVE
- a CDS encoding zinc-ribbon domain-containing protein is translated as MLLICPSCSTHYEVAPDRIPSDGRSVKCASCDHVWNAGAAPQAASASSGPRNGSESHVTGRTPFSRPLSTARGGAALAALFDHHDLAEEEQIIEGKCEPVSNVRALVTIDQQLEEALGSGQIARLIEQQKSGEAVASPFHDELSALKQENPALESLLQNSQQASFRPDQGGGHQRGPLSGAAAGLVAVISRIGVLFDTHIAERFFDRAGPVGKVVTPGDLKVSEWRHQQRRKALNKLTPLRLLGWTLWANACVALGAGPVVWRDNIMTIWPETTGFYAAAGLADGIDPVAVVNTDFRYALSDQGAVIELTGSLQHQGDTPLRTPLIRAEARGEGGEVLTTWVFRPSGPRQMLPQMEVPFMTRSLAPEGTARIAVSIVSEKDRVLIEQATGAQVLQEGEDGQSFYLQRTTSGWNSTDEVSAPAPRQQER
- the ftsE gene encoding cell division ATP-binding protein FtsE; the protein is MVEPIVQFKNACLSYDGHLDILKDLNLIIRDGDFRFLTGPSGAGKTSLLKMMYLAHKPTSGALELFGTDVGTVPRDDLPHMRRRIGVVFQEFRLLDHLTAYENAALPMRVAGVNQKEYGQDVTELLTWVGLGTKMDALPQTLSGGEKQRVALARALVSKPDLILADEPTGNVDPIMGERIMRLLIELNKLGTTVIVATHDLALVRRMRKSVLRLKEGRLTLHGPLKENQSGAGAQLTETADDQNGTISLQGQAS